From a single Ornithorhynchus anatinus isolate Pmale09 chromosome 15, mOrnAna1.pri.v4, whole genome shotgun sequence genomic region:
- the LOC114817062 gene encoding homeobox protein DLX-4-like produces MGLNFPSQLFLSALHSLDPLTDDLRTDGLCRDCICLIDLTLCLSALLSARTCPKALIPISPASNAGVDSHPSEAIPGANHIVPVTKISQEKKCRPDRFSEHQLRELWARFEVTRYLTTEQAQSLSSQLGLTMLQVRNWFRNHRKKYKLWIAPRLQTPVRISVGDMQGATPFPSALQYHVWSGKDVDAFPTPLMTNIISGSIATSSLLNQSGRYI; encoded by the exons ATGGGTCTGAATTTCCCTTCACAGCTATTTCTGAGTGCACTTCACAGTCTGGACCCTTTGACTGATGATCTGAGGACGGATGGATTGTGCCGTGACTGCATTTGTTTGATAGATCTTACTCTTTGCCTTTCAGCACTGCTGTCCGCCAGGACCTGCCCCAAAGCTCTAATACCAATTTCTCCAGCATCCAATGCAGGCGTGGACAGCCACCCTAGCGAGGCGATCCCGGGAGCCAACCACATTGTTCCAGTCACTAAAATCTCACAGGAGAAGAAGTGCCGGCCTGACAGATTCAGCGAGCATCAACTCAGAGAGTTGTGGGCACGGTTTGAAGTCACGCGATACCTGACGACTGAACAAGCTCAATCCCTGTCTTCTCAGCTGGGTCTGACAATGCTGCAG GTTAGAAACTGGTTCCGGAATCACAGGAAGAAATACAAGCTGTGGATTGCCCCGAGACTTCAGACGCCCGTAAGAATCTCTGTGGGGGACATGCAGG GAGCTACGCCCTTCCCTTCAGCCTTGCAATACCACGTCTGGAGCGGGAAGGATGTGGATGCATTTCCAACCCCGCTGATGACCAATATCATTTCCGGAAGCATTGCCACGTCATCTCTTCTCAACCAGTCCGGGAGATACATTTAG